One genomic region from Natrinema caseinilyticum encodes:
- the argC gene encoding N-acetyl-gamma-glutamyl-phosphate reductase, with amino-acid sequence MAVDAETDGDEMAESVTATVIGGSGFTGGELLRLLAGHPHFEIAEVTSRSKAGKSVGSVHPPLRGSDLRFTEPDDLESVDVLFVATPHGVSMGQIDDFFEVADTVVDLSADFRLESEAQYDEWYDGHEAPEYLERAEYALPEINRENLAGADLIAGGGCNATATILGLYPLFEHDIVDGDEQIVVDVKVGSSEGGAGGGEASSHPERSGVVRPYAPTGHRHEAEIEQFLGTSVAFTCHAVDMVRGASATNHVFPSGPVSKGDLWQAYRGCYEDEPFVRMAAGGSGVYRYPEPKAVAGTNLAEVGFELDPSNKRVVVFSAIDNMMKGSAGQAVHAANVALGFEETAGLGFTGLHPVGAP; translated from the coding sequence ATGGCGGTCGACGCCGAAACCGACGGCGACGAGATGGCCGAGTCGGTCACCGCGACGGTCATCGGCGGCAGCGGCTTCACGGGTGGGGAACTCCTGCGCCTGCTCGCGGGCCACCCCCACTTCGAGATCGCGGAGGTCACGAGCCGTTCGAAGGCCGGCAAAAGCGTCGGTTCCGTCCACCCGCCGCTGCGCGGGTCGGACCTCCGGTTTACGGAACCCGACGATCTGGAGAGCGTCGACGTGCTGTTCGTGGCGACGCCACACGGCGTTTCCATGGGTCAGATCGACGACTTCTTCGAGGTCGCGGACACCGTGGTCGATCTCTCGGCCGACTTCCGCCTCGAGAGCGAGGCCCAGTACGACGAGTGGTACGACGGTCACGAGGCGCCCGAGTACCTCGAACGCGCGGAGTACGCGCTTCCGGAGATCAACCGCGAGAACCTCGCGGGCGCGGACCTCATCGCGGGCGGCGGCTGTAACGCCACCGCAACGATCCTCGGGCTCTACCCGCTTTTCGAACACGACATCGTAGACGGCGACGAGCAGATCGTCGTCGACGTGAAAGTCGGCTCCTCCGAGGGCGGGGCGGGCGGCGGCGAGGCCTCGAGCCACCCCGAACGCTCCGGCGTCGTACGCCCGTACGCACCGACTGGACACCGCCACGAGGCGGAGATCGAGCAGTTCCTCGGTACGAGCGTGGCGTTCACGTGCCACGCCGTGGACATGGTCCGCGGCGCGAGCGCGACGAACCACGTCTTTCCGTCGGGCCCCGTCTCGAAGGGTGACCTCTGGCAGGCCTACCGCGGCTGCTACGAGGACGAGCCGTTCGTCCGCATGGCCGCCGGCGGCTCCGGCGTCTACCGCTACCCCGAACCCAAGGCGGTGGCCGGGACCAACCTCGCCGAAGTCGGCTTCGAACTCGACCCGTCGAACAAGCGCGTCGTGGTCTTCTCCGCGATCGACAACATGATGAAAGGCTCGGCCGGACAGGCGGTCCACGCCGCGAACGTCGCGCTCGGATTCGAGGAGACGGCCGGCCTCGGGTTCACGGGGCTGCACCCCGTGGGGGCACCC